One Gordonia mangrovi genomic region harbors:
- a CDS encoding AfsR/SARP family transcriptional regulator: MDVEAGPAVSLTLSGTVRVDVGGRPAEIKSRRGRAVLARLAAADGRVVSTDRLIEDLWDGEPPPKALAGLQVHISNLRRILEPQRAPRTPARILVSEPPGYALRLPRDAVDLWRFADLAATADPDPAGRYARLGEAQSLWRGDPFGPHAADEWAGPEVARLGELWLHSVEQRAAAALDLGRPTEVVAELPALCEAHSTREELFGLLALAQYRLGRQADALRTLRTLREFLADELGVDPSAKIRTLESDILQQHPALDAPTATRAPETPPATVAAPPEVDRTADPEHREFAGRESELEKLAEHAETSRRTGLRIVWITAEAGGGKTTLARTFGHRLRAAGWVVSTGHCPEVDGAPTAWAWREVVAELAGDNEIEDPFLIARQVRGACESRTAEGHGVALIIDDAHRADSATLQVLRQLVAWLTDRPVLIVATYRPSEAGTELLATAAALVSATADHLALAGLSDDGIRALAADAGLDPIDDATVALLRSRTDGNPLFVRELAKLVASRGARDAQTVVPSGVREVLLRRVERLPDETVTMLRLAAVCGRESDVDTIIGLWPDENAEDSVLDAIDSAVVAGLLTTDADQARFTHVLMRDAVYDAIPTLRRRRLHWRTMQLLADRNPAVTDELAVHAALGASSNTVADALPIVEEAARHRFSTEFAADSAPLWQHAVDLHDLAGHSRSTASTDDRVRMVHALCDLVTALAHRGDISAARVRREQALRLARTVDDPALVVAALTCWRTPGIWSTRTKGVADEVMTTAVLDALGTATGIDRVRLLISAVFEFEGFDDAFAIECAEEALRLARETDDVDLRCAAFNARVFTALGPDSRDRYPALATEFLELTQESGSRGYEAAARFYLFLLRMSQIDLPGAVAQMRAGMECATSGRVGELVVVLSAFNAVTDVLRGELDSAAGKYTALSAQLRAAGMPAGNEFDLIGQLCVGWFRGSIGHLVEEVGTIFERSPHAVGWVYVDALIDAGRVDEARAIADTDPYTSRDYYWTSMEAFHARALVKLGMVDEAARLYQILIEWSGTIAGLNAASVSFGPMDVVLAELADLIGDHDGAERHRQIAVAVEEKVRRGLTAIS, encoded by the coding sequence ATGGACGTCGAGGCGGGTCCCGCCGTGTCGCTCACCCTGTCCGGGACCGTCCGCGTCGACGTCGGCGGGCGGCCGGCCGAGATCAAATCGCGGCGTGGACGTGCGGTGCTGGCGCGCCTCGCCGCCGCCGATGGCCGGGTGGTCTCCACCGATCGACTCATCGAGGACCTCTGGGACGGCGAGCCGCCGCCCAAAGCTCTCGCCGGTCTGCAGGTGCACATCTCCAACCTGCGACGCATCCTCGAACCGCAGCGGGCGCCGCGCACCCCGGCGCGGATCCTGGTGAGCGAGCCTCCCGGCTACGCATTGCGACTACCCCGAGATGCGGTGGACCTGTGGCGCTTCGCCGATCTGGCCGCCACCGCCGACCCGGACCCGGCCGGACGCTATGCCCGCCTCGGCGAGGCGCAATCGCTCTGGCGCGGCGACCCGTTCGGTCCGCATGCCGCCGACGAGTGGGCCGGACCCGAGGTGGCGCGCCTCGGCGAGCTGTGGTTGCACAGCGTCGAGCAGCGTGCTGCCGCCGCACTCGATCTGGGCCGGCCGACCGAGGTGGTCGCCGAACTGCCCGCGCTGTGCGAGGCCCATTCCACCCGCGAGGAGCTGTTCGGACTCCTGGCCCTTGCGCAGTACCGGCTGGGGCGTCAGGCCGATGCGCTGCGCACCCTGCGGACGCTGCGCGAGTTCCTCGCCGACGAACTCGGGGTGGACCCGTCGGCCAAGATCCGCACTCTCGAATCGGACATCCTGCAACAGCATCCCGCGCTCGATGCACCCACCGCGACACGGGCTCCCGAGACCCCGCCGGCCACCGTCGCCGCCCCACCCGAGGTGGACCGCACCGCCGATCCGGAACACCGGGAGTTCGCCGGGCGGGAATCCGAACTCGAGAAACTCGCCGAGCACGCAGAGACCTCCCGGCGCACCGGATTGCGGATCGTGTGGATCACCGCGGAGGCCGGCGGTGGCAAAACCACCCTGGCACGGACGTTCGGGCACCGCCTGCGTGCGGCGGGGTGGGTGGTCTCCACCGGTCACTGCCCGGAGGTCGACGGCGCGCCGACCGCGTGGGCGTGGCGCGAGGTGGTTGCGGAACTGGCCGGCGACAACGAGATCGAGGACCCGTTCCTGATCGCCCGCCAGGTTCGTGGTGCCTGCGAGTCCCGCACCGCCGAGGGTCACGGGGTGGCCCTGATCATCGACGACGCCCATCGCGCCGACAGCGCCACCCTGCAGGTGTTGCGCCAGCTGGTGGCCTGGCTCACCGATCGGCCGGTGCTGATCGTCGCGACCTACCGACCGTCGGAGGCGGGAACCGAATTGCTGGCCACCGCAGCCGCATTGGTCTCCGCGACCGCCGACCACCTCGCCCTCGCGGGACTGTCCGACGACGGTATCCGGGCGCTCGCCGCCGACGCCGGCCTCGACCCGATCGACGACGCGACGGTGGCGCTACTGCGCTCCCGCACCGACGGAAACCCGCTCTTCGTCCGCGAATTGGCGAAACTCGTCGCCTCCCGGGGCGCCCGCGACGCCCAGACCGTGGTGCCCAGCGGCGTGCGAGAGGTGCTGCTGCGGCGGGTGGAGCGACTGCCCGACGAGACCGTCACCATGCTCCGACTTGCCGCGGTGTGCGGGCGCGAATCCGACGTCGACACGATCATCGGGCTCTGGCCCGACGAGAACGCCGAGGACTCCGTGCTCGACGCCATCGACTCCGCGGTGGTGGCCGGGCTGCTCACCACCGACGCCGACCAGGCGCGGTTCACCCACGTCCTCATGCGCGACGCCGTCTACGACGCCATCCCCACGTTGCGCCGCCGCCGGCTGCACTGGCGGACCATGCAGTTGCTGGCCGACCGCAATCCGGCGGTCACCGACGAGCTGGCGGTCCACGCGGCGCTCGGAGCATCGAGCAACACCGTCGCCGATGCCTTACCGATCGTCGAAGAAGCTGCCCGTCATCGTTTCTCGACCGAGTTCGCCGCCGACTCCGCCCCGCTGTGGCAGCACGCGGTGGATCTGCACGACCTGGCCGGCCACAGCCGATCCACCGCATCAACCGACGATCGGGTGCGGATGGTCCACGCACTATGTGACCTGGTGACCGCGTTGGCTCATCGTGGCGACATCTCGGCCGCCCGGGTACGACGCGAACAAGCCTTGCGACTGGCCCGGACCGTCGACGATCCGGCGCTGGTGGTGGCCGCGTTGACGTGCTGGCGGACCCCGGGGATCTGGTCCACCCGCACCAAGGGCGTCGCCGACGAGGTCATGACGACTGCCGTGCTCGACGCCCTGGGCACCGCCACGGGTATCGATCGGGTGCGCCTGCTGATCAGCGCCGTCTTCGAGTTCGAGGGTTTCGACGACGCGTTCGCCATCGAGTGCGCCGAGGAGGCGCTGCGGCTGGCGCGGGAGACCGACGACGTCGATCTGCGGTGCGCCGCCTTCAACGCCCGCGTCTTCACCGCGCTGGGTCCGGACAGCCGCGATCGGTACCCGGCGCTGGCCACCGAGTTCCTCGAGTTGACCCAGGAGTCCGGCAGCCGCGGGTATGAGGCGGCGGCCCGCTTCTATCTGTTCCTGCTGCGGATGTCGCAGATCGACCTGCCCGGCGCGGTCGCGCAGATGCGCGCCGGCATGGAATGCGCCACCAGCGGACGGGTGGGCGAGCTGGTGGTGGTGCTCTCCGCGTTCAATGCCGTCACCGATGTGCTGCGAGGTGAACTTGATTCCGCTGCAGGTAAATACACCGCTCTGAGCGCTCAGTTGCGGGCGGCCGGGATGCCCGCGGGCAACGAGTTCGACCTCATCGGACAACTGTGCGTCGGCTGGTTTCGTGGCTCGATCGGACATCTCGTCGAGGAGGTGGGCACCATCTTCGAGCGCTCTCCCCACGCGGTGGGGTGGGTCTACGTGGACGCACTCATCGATGCCGGCCGGGTGGATGAGGCCCGCGCGATCGCCGACACCGACCCGTACACCAGCCGCGACTACTACTGGACGTCCATGGAGGCCTTCCATGCCCGCGCATTGGTGAAGCTCGGCATGGTCGACGAGGCGGCCCGGCTCTACCAGATCTTGATCGAATGGTCGGGCACCATCGCGGGCCTCAACGCCGCGAGCGTCTCGTTCGGCCCGATGGACGTCGTGTTGGCCGAACTCGCCGATCTGATCGGCGATCATGATGGGGCCGAACGGCATCGGCAGATCGCGGTGGCGGTCGAGGAGAAGGTGCGGCGCGGTCTGACGGCGATCAGCTAG
- a CDS encoding Dyp-type peroxidase, translated as MPDRPHRPGAGVSRRRLLTGGAAALGAAGVGAAATSMAVGAATQPTTFGGDTIAFYGAHQAGVDTPPQAHAQFVALDLRPDAGRDELISILRLWTADAARLTAGRPALADTEPELAAAPARLTVTVGFGPSLFDRIGLAEARPPSVRDLPSFTIDRLEPQWSGGDLLLHLGCDDPMTLAHASRVLLKNVRSMTTIRWTQRGFRTARGTADDGATMRNLMGSVDGTVNPAPGAEIDDLVWDAGAGQPWFAGGTTLVLRRIRMELDTWDELDTHGRNLSIGRRQDTGAPLTGQDEHDQPDFGATKNGITVIPENAHIARAHHRTAREQFLRRAYNYDDPPAPGAVSDAGLIFTAYQRDIDEQFLPVQQRLAEADALNEWTTPVGSAVFAIPPGVREGGYIGEQLVGGAR; from the coding sequence GTGCCTGACCGGCCACACCGACCCGGTGCCGGCGTCAGTCGGCGGCGTCTCCTCACCGGAGGCGCCGCCGCGCTCGGCGCTGCCGGCGTCGGTGCGGCGGCCACCTCGATGGCCGTCGGAGCAGCCACGCAGCCCACGACTTTCGGCGGCGACACGATCGCGTTCTACGGCGCCCACCAGGCCGGGGTGGACACCCCGCCGCAGGCCCACGCCCAGTTCGTGGCGCTCGATCTGCGCCCCGACGCCGGACGCGACGAACTGATCTCGATCCTGCGGTTGTGGACGGCCGACGCGGCACGGCTCACCGCGGGTCGTCCGGCGCTGGCCGACACCGAACCCGAACTCGCCGCCGCCCCGGCACGGTTGACGGTGACGGTCGGCTTCGGGCCGTCGCTGTTCGACCGGATCGGGCTGGCCGAAGCCCGGCCGCCGTCGGTGCGCGACCTACCGTCGTTCACGATCGATCGGCTCGAGCCGCAGTGGAGCGGCGGCGACCTGCTGTTGCACCTCGGCTGTGACGACCCGATGACCCTCGCCCACGCGTCGCGGGTGCTGCTGAAGAACGTGCGGTCGATGACGACGATCCGCTGGACCCAACGCGGTTTCCGCACCGCGCGCGGCACAGCCGACGACGGTGCGACGATGCGCAACCTCATGGGCAGCGTCGACGGCACGGTCAATCCCGCCCCGGGCGCGGAGATCGACGACCTGGTGTGGGATGCGGGTGCCGGACAGCCGTGGTTCGCCGGCGGCACCACGCTGGTGCTGCGTCGGATCCGGATGGAGCTCGACACGTGGGACGAACTCGACACCCACGGACGGAACCTGTCCATCGGGCGTCGCCAGGACACCGGTGCGCCGTTGACCGGGCAGGACGAACACGACCAACCGGATTTCGGTGCCACGAAGAACGGCATCACGGTGATCCCGGAGAACGCGCACATCGCGCGGGCGCACCACCGCACCGCGCGCGAACAGTTCCTGCGCCGCGCCTACAACTACGACGACCCGCCCGCGCCCGGCGCGGTGAGCGATGCCGGCCTCATCTTCACCGCCTACCAACGCGACATCGACGAGCAGTTCCTGCCGGTGCAGCAGCGTCTCGCCGAGGCCGACGCGCTCAACGAGTGGACCACCCCTGTCGGATCTGCGGTATTCGCAATACCGCCGGGTGTGCGGGAAGGTGGATATATCGGCGAACAGTTGGTGGGAGGTGCGCGATGA
- a CDS encoding type II toxin-antitoxin system Phd/YefM family antitoxin: MESVTHREMRNRSAELLRRVEAGESIIVTNNGRPVAVISPLERRVLEELVDQGHVRRATRAVADLRDIERTASALRTDQILDDTRGHW, from the coding sequence ATGGAGTCGGTGACTCACCGTGAGATGCGCAACCGCAGCGCGGAGCTGCTCCGGCGCGTGGAGGCGGGGGAGTCGATCATCGTCACGAACAACGGGCGGCCGGTGGCTGTGATCAGTCCGCTCGAACGCCGCGTACTCGAGGAACTCGTCGACCAGGGCCATGTGCGACGAGCCACGCGCGCTGTCGCCGACCTCCGCGACATCGAACGCACCGCAAGTGCGTTGAGGACGGATCAGATCCTCGACGACACCCGGGGCCACTGGTGA
- a CDS encoding IS701 family transposase — MDDRELRRVETELDSFVNQVFSSLLRKDRRAVAGLYLRGVMLDGRRKSMQPMAQRLRVDHQRLQQFVTTSPWDVGPVRRTLSRKACDLISPDAWVVDDTGFAKDGPASACVARQYSGTLGKVGNCQIAVSVHAATDIASAPLDWRLFVPESWDDTGEDLDDSSRAAISQARRRCAIPSAEQHRRKWEMAVEMIDELIDWGRIPPVVVGDAGYGDATEFRRALTDRGIDYVLAVKSATTAHTGDAVPVTTAPTGRRGRPAGPRYPDPPASCKELVIAAGRAAATEITWRQPTNPDPTAHATVMRSRFVTLRIRPANRDIPRAADGSLPVLWLIAEWPSGKAEPTDYWMSTLPPDTPASTLVRLAKLRWRIEHDYRELKTGLGLDHFEGRTWLGWHHHATLVTAAHLFLTTLRLTHPKASGQA; from the coding sequence GTGGATGACAGGGAGTTGCGGCGGGTCGAGACGGAGCTGGATTCGTTTGTCAATCAAGTGTTCTCATCGTTGCTCCGTAAGGATCGGCGGGCTGTCGCGGGCTTGTATCTACGTGGCGTGATGCTCGATGGTCGACGCAAATCGATGCAGCCGATGGCGCAGCGATTGCGGGTGGATCATCAACGGCTACAGCAGTTCGTCACCACCTCGCCGTGGGATGTGGGTCCGGTGCGGCGAACACTGTCTCGCAAAGCGTGCGATCTGATCAGCCCGGATGCGTGGGTTGTTGATGACACCGGGTTCGCCAAAGACGGGCCGGCATCGGCGTGTGTGGCTCGCCAATACTCGGGCACCCTCGGCAAGGTCGGCAATTGCCAGATCGCCGTCAGCGTGCACGCCGCGACCGACATTGCCTCAGCTCCGCTGGATTGGCGACTATTCGTACCTGAGAGCTGGGACGATACCGGCGAGGACCTCGATGACTCCAGTCGGGCAGCGATCAGCCAGGCACGCCGCCGCTGCGCGATCCCGTCGGCCGAGCAGCACCGCCGCAAGTGGGAGATGGCCGTGGAGATGATCGATGAACTCATCGACTGGGGACGCATCCCACCGGTGGTCGTCGGTGACGCCGGCTACGGCGACGCCACCGAGTTTCGGCGCGCCCTGACCGACCGCGGCATCGACTACGTGCTGGCGGTCAAATCCGCCACCACCGCCCATACTGGCGATGCGGTACCGGTCACCACGGCGCCCACAGGCCGCCGAGGCCGTCCGGCCGGACCCCGATACCCCGACCCACCGGCGTCCTGCAAAGAACTCGTGATAGCCGCCGGCCGTGCCGCGGCCACCGAAATCACCTGGCGCCAGCCCACCAACCCCGACCCAACTGCTCATGCCACGGTGATGCGCTCACGCTTTGTCACCCTGCGTATCCGACCTGCCAACCGCGATATCCCCCGAGCCGCCGACGGCAGTCTGCCCGTACTCTGGCTCATCGCCGAATGGCCCAGCGGCAAAGCGGAACCCACCGACTACTGGATGTCCACCCTGCCACCCGACACACCCGCCAGCACCCTCGTACGCCTGGCCAAACTCCGCTGGCGCATCGAACACGACTACCGCGAACTCAAAACCGGACTCGGCCTCGACCACTTCGAAGGCCGCACCTGGCTCGGCTGGCACCACCACGCCACACTGGTCACCGCCGCCCACCTCTTCCTGACCACCCTGCGGCTGACCCACCCAAAAGCCTCTGGGCAGGCCTGA
- a CDS encoding DNA-3-methyladenine glycosylase family protein, with the protein MTTKTVRHDVLGPWSLATSQDFWEGFAPAALRGQRLGTLTTVFRVDADWSVAELTLIQQDTVADVTVTGEGDLEAAVAQAMQFLALDVDAREWPEIGHRDEVIAEAQHELPGLRPCGFHSAYEAAAWSVLSQRVRITQAAHLRQRLIADHGDGGAFPSPETVLRLDLDLPGRKAEYLHAIAAAALDGVLDTAELRAMTPDEAMTRVQSITGVGPFAAELIVLRGANSPDAIPTHERRLEAAVAERYGTERSLTEVAEAWRPFRTWASVYLRALGERRSSGTEQG; encoded by the coding sequence ATGACGACGAAGACCGTCCGGCATGACGTCTTGGGTCCGTGGTCGTTGGCGACCAGCCAGGACTTCTGGGAGGGATTCGCTCCCGCCGCGCTCCGCGGACAGCGTCTGGGCACACTGACCACAGTCTTCCGGGTGGACGCGGACTGGTCTGTCGCGGAGCTGACGCTGATCCAGCAGGACACGGTCGCCGACGTGACCGTCACCGGCGAGGGAGACCTCGAGGCCGCTGTGGCCCAGGCGATGCAGTTCCTCGCACTCGACGTCGACGCCCGGGAATGGCCGGAGATCGGGCATCGCGACGAGGTCATCGCAGAGGCACAACACGAGTTGCCGGGCCTGCGGCCGTGCGGATTCCACTCCGCCTACGAGGCAGCGGCCTGGTCGGTGCTGTCGCAGCGGGTGCGGATAACGCAGGCCGCACATCTCCGACAACGCCTCATCGCCGACCACGGCGACGGCGGTGCGTTCCCGTCCCCGGAGACGGTGCTGCGCCTCGACCTGGACCTTCCGGGTCGGAAGGCCGAGTATCTGCACGCGATCGCTGCCGCCGCGCTCGACGGTGTGCTCGACACCGCCGAGCTGCGCGCGATGACCCCCGACGAAGCAATGACTCGCGTGCAGTCGATCACCGGGGTCGGACCGTTTGCCGCCGAGCTGATCGTGTTGCGCGGCGCCAACTCCCCCGACGCCATACCGACCCACGAACGCCGACTGGAGGCCGCGGTCGCCGAACGCTACGGGACCGAGCGGTCGCTGACCGAGGTCGCCGAGGCGTGGCGACCGTTCCGGACGTGGGCGTCGGTGTACCTGCGGGCGTTGGGGGAGCGGCGGTCTTCCGGCACAGAGCAGGGCTGA
- a CDS encoding copper chaperone PCu(A)C — protein sequence MSDTITTNSAHLAPPRPRTVARRRSRRAGAPVAVLAALLGLALLAGCSDDSDTTAAQSLTVSDQWVKAVPQGEMTAVFGDLVNDSSDDLQVVSASSPAAGRMELHEVVADSAGAMTMQEKDGGFVIPADSTLTLAPGGDHLMLFDLPAPITPGQDITVELTMSDGSTAGFTAQARDFPGADEEYAPGHGGDMPMTSESGA from the coding sequence ATGTCCGACACCATCACCACCAACTCCGCACACCTGGCGCCGCCCCGTCCCCGCACAGTCGCCCGACGCCGGTCGAGGCGGGCCGGTGCGCCCGTCGCCGTGCTCGCCGCGCTGCTCGGTCTGGCGCTACTGGCCGGCTGCTCCGACGACTCCGACACGACCGCCGCCCAGTCACTGACCGTCAGCGACCAGTGGGTCAAGGCGGTGCCGCAGGGGGAGATGACCGCCGTCTTCGGTGATCTCGTCAACGACAGCTCCGATGACCTGCAGGTCGTGTCGGCATCGTCGCCGGCGGCCGGTCGGATGGAACTCCACGAGGTGGTGGCCGATTCGGCCGGTGCGATGACGATGCAGGAGAAGGACGGCGGATTCGTCATCCCCGCCGACAGCACACTCACGTTGGCGCCCGGCGGCGATCACCTGATGCTGTTCGACCTGCCGGCGCCGATCACGCCCGGCCAGGACATCACCGTCGAGCTCACCATGTCCGACGGGTCGACGGCCGGCTTCACCGCGCAGGCCCGCGACTTCCCGGGCGCCGACGAGGAGTACGCCCCAGGCCATGGCGGTGACATGCCGATGACCAGTGAATCCGGTGCCTGA
- a CDS encoding acyl--CoA ligase family protein translates to MTDQPAATPADFTFAPLTPVTFLSRAAAVFAERTAIIDGDRTFTYAEFHRRAAQLTAALADLGIQPGDRVAALCANSHVMLELHNAVPGSAAVLVPLNIRLSEAELAYILDHSGARLLVATHEFADTARSVAEAVGIRVVIAGGADDEYESLLSTDSAPEWRDVDERGLLAINYTSGTTGRPKGVMYHHRGAYLQSLAMAYHSGVGPGSNYLWTLPMFHCDGWCFTWALTAAGATHVCLRAIDTAQIWHHLTSDGITHFSAAPTVLTMIAEDPAAAPLEHTVQAATGGAPPSPSLLARMADLGIEVTHLYGLTETFGPIAVNQWQPEWDAGDPTERAILKARQGIGNISAGLLRVVTPNGADVPADAATEGELVARGNNVMLGYYRDPDATAAATVDGWLRTGDVAVMHPDGYAEIRDRSKDVIISGGENIASVEVERVLDSHPDVVESAVVARADDRWGEVPVAYVTVRRGADLGTDDLVAFARERLARFKVPKQIVFADLPKTSTGKIQKNVLRGRRGD, encoded by the coding sequence ATGACGGACCAACCCGCGGCAACACCCGCCGACTTCACGTTCGCTCCGCTCACGCCCGTGACGTTCCTGTCGCGCGCGGCCGCCGTGTTCGCCGAGCGCACCGCCATCATCGACGGTGACCGCACCTTCACCTACGCCGAGTTCCATCGACGGGCAGCGCAGCTGACCGCGGCGCTGGCCGACCTCGGCATCCAGCCGGGTGACCGCGTCGCGGCATTGTGCGCCAACAGTCACGTGATGCTGGAACTGCACAACGCGGTGCCGGGGTCCGCAGCGGTGTTGGTGCCGTTGAACATTCGACTCTCCGAGGCCGAGCTGGCCTACATTCTCGACCACAGCGGCGCGCGACTGCTGGTGGCGACACACGAGTTCGCGGACACGGCGCGGTCGGTCGCCGAAGCCGTCGGTATCCGGGTGGTGATCGCCGGTGGTGCCGACGACGAGTACGAGTCGTTGTTGAGCACGGATTCGGCGCCGGAATGGCGTGATGTCGACGAACGTGGTCTGCTCGCCATCAACTACACCTCGGGCACCACCGGGCGGCCCAAAGGCGTGATGTACCACCATCGGGGCGCCTACCTGCAGTCGCTGGCGATGGCGTATCACTCCGGTGTCGGACCGGGCTCGAACTACCTGTGGACGCTGCCGATGTTCCATTGCGATGGTTGGTGTTTCACGTGGGCACTCACCGCGGCCGGCGCCACCCACGTGTGCCTGCGCGCCATCGACACCGCGCAGATCTGGCATCATCTCACCTCCGACGGCATCACCCACTTCAGCGCCGCGCCGACGGTGCTGACGATGATCGCCGAGGACCCGGCCGCCGCGCCGCTCGAGCACACCGTGCAGGCCGCGACCGGAGGCGCACCACCCTCACCGTCGTTGTTGGCGCGGATGGCCGACCTCGGTATCGAGGTCACCCACCTGTACGGACTGACGGAGACGTTCGGCCCGATCGCCGTCAATCAGTGGCAACCCGAATGGGATGCGGGCGATCCGACCGAACGCGCAATCCTCAAGGCCCGACAGGGGATCGGCAACATCTCCGCCGGGTTGCTGCGGGTGGTGACCCCCAACGGTGCTGACGTCCCGGCCGACGCTGCCACCGAGGGCGAGTTGGTGGCCCGCGGCAACAACGTGATGCTCGGCTACTACCGGGACCCCGACGCCACCGCCGCGGCCACCGTCGACGGCTGGCTGCGTACCGGCGACGTCGCGGTGATGCACCCCGACGGCTACGCCGAGATCCGTGACCGCAGCAAGGATGTGATCATCTCCGGCGGTGAGAACATCGCGTCGGTGGAGGTGGAACGCGTGCTGGACAGTCATCCCGACGTCGTCGAGTCGGCCGTGGTGGCGCGCGCCGACGATCGGTGGGGTGAAGTGCCGGTCGCCTATGTGACGGTGCGTCGGGGCGCGGACCTGGGGACCGACGACCTCGTCGCCTTCGCCCGAGAACGTCTGGCGCGCTTCAAGGTTCCCAAACAGATCGTGTTCGCCGACCTGCCGAAGACGTCGACGGGCAAGATTCAGAAGAACGTGCTGCGGGGGCGGCGGGGCGACTAG
- a CDS encoding Rv2732c family membrane protein, which translates to MKDVFADYHRELAGIERRLTREVRPGGRRRRGLWVTAVVAATSSALPLTLWGGGSDASILMRADTLLVLAVAALSAAALCTRRWGLAACAFGVGGFTSAFGLFALWSQNTLPEPAPAVSPIHLAGWIATIVSTALWAAVVTSRPMTDRDPSAPAS; encoded by the coding sequence ATGAAGGATGTCTTTGCCGACTACCACCGCGAGCTCGCGGGCATCGAACGGCGCCTGACCCGCGAGGTACGTCCCGGCGGTCGGCGACGACGTGGTCTGTGGGTGACCGCCGTCGTGGCGGCCACCTCGTCGGCCCTGCCGCTGACCCTGTGGGGTGGCGGGTCGGACGCCTCGATCCTCATGCGTGCCGACACCCTGCTGGTGCTCGCGGTCGCGGCCTTGTCGGCGGCGGCATTGTGTACCCGGCGGTGGGGACTGGCGGCGTGCGCGTTCGGCGTCGGCGGATTCACCTCGGCGTTCGGACTGTTCGCACTCTGGTCGCAGAACACCCTGCCCGAACCCGCGCCCGCCGTCTCACCGATCCACCTCGCCGGCTGGATCGCGACGATCGTGAGCACCGCGTTGTGGGCGGCGGTGGTGACCAGTCGACCGATGACCGATCGAGACCCGAGCGCACCGGCTAGCTGA
- a CDS encoding FadR/GntR family transcriptional regulator: MTAGGRSPKAAVVVSQRIIQEAHDAGLGPGDLLPPEKVMVERYQIGRGTLREALRLLEFQGVIVMKPGPRGGPVLQTPTASFLSGAFVLLMQLQNAPLKSIFEARLAIEPVITQVAATNITDTKLDEIAANIEQMRSSLNGDRYVFLEANKQFHDIVAWSTENPLLGYLADSLLEVTNSTIVGLDFPLARRKATLAAHDAIFQAMQRHDAPASMSEMTEHIDEYLRYAEKKFPDVMKSVVRWDRTF; this comes from the coding sequence ATGACCGCCGGGGGGAGATCACCCAAGGCCGCCGTCGTCGTGAGCCAGCGCATCATCCAGGAGGCTCACGACGCCGGCCTCGGTCCGGGAGATCTGCTGCCACCCGAGAAGGTGATGGTGGAGCGTTACCAGATCGGCCGGGGCACGCTGCGCGAGGCGTTGCGGCTGCTCGAATTCCAGGGCGTCATCGTGATGAAACCCGGACCGCGTGGCGGCCCGGTGCTCCAGACGCCGACGGCCTCATTCCTGTCAGGTGCCTTCGTGCTGCTGATGCAGTTGCAGAACGCGCCGCTGAAGTCGATCTTCGAGGCGCGCCTGGCGATCGAGCCGGTGATCACCCAGGTGGCGGCGACCAACATCACCGACACGAAACTCGACGAGATCGCGGCCAACATCGAGCAGATGCGGTCGTCGCTCAACGGCGACCGCTACGTCTTCCTCGAGGCGAACAAGCAGTTCCACGACATCGTCGCCTGGTCGACGGAGAATCCGCTGCTCGGGTATCTCGCCGACTCCCTGCTCGAGGTCACCAACAGCACCATCGTCGGCCTCGACTTCCCGCTCGCCCGCCGCAAGGCCACGCTGGCCGCGCACGATGCCATTTTCCAGGCGATGCAACGGCATGACGCCCCGGCATCGATGTCCGAGATGACCGAGCACATCGACGAGTACCTGCGCTATGCCGAGAAGAAGTTTCCGGACGTGATGAAGTCCGTGGTCCGCTGGGACCGCACCTTCTGA
- a CDS encoding type II toxin-antitoxin system VapC family toxin yields MSLTYVDTSAAMKLIVDEPESEPLLSSLTSAPARRLIASWLLHAELHCAAGRYPDVVSPEALSAVLATIDLIDLTRGDMIAAGTYAPLRSHDAIHLAVAIRVGADDFLTYDDELAARASRAGLRALSPR; encoded by the coding sequence GTGAGTCTCACCTATGTGGACACCTCTGCGGCGATGAAGTTGATCGTCGATGAGCCCGAGAGTGAGCCGCTGCTGAGTTCCCTGACGTCGGCCCCGGCTCGGCGTCTGATCGCATCGTGGCTGCTACACGCCGAACTGCACTGTGCCGCCGGCCGATACCCGGACGTGGTGAGTCCCGAGGCGCTTTCGGCTGTCCTCGCAACGATTGACCTCATCGACCTCACTCGGGGTGACATGATCGCTGCGGGCACGTACGCCCCGCTCCGGTCGCACGATGCCATCCATCTCGCGGTCGCCATCCGGGTAGGTGCGGACGACTTCCTCACCTACGACGATGAACTCGCTGCCCGCGCCAGTCGCGCCGGCTTGCGGGCGCTGTCTCCGCGCTGA